A part of Miscanthus floridulus cultivar M001 chromosome 6, ASM1932011v1, whole genome shotgun sequence genomic DNA contains:
- the LOC136456383 gene encoding uncharacterized protein, with the protein MKSLAEQETQPKPRLIVRLGVFLASHHILFSVICCFAGIIALLLLPSLAKNTYLSENALIPGSANPLFSTEDAIEANRFMKGIEAVAGDSRGVIGMANFIAQQIEALGAEVCYHKFLPHSKNFHPLKFFTSMTNDIAIQPNGTATNFGINTIGIVRAPRGDGKEAIVLVTPYNSQRVQSNELLSLALGFSVFSLLSQAAWLSKDVVWLSADSQFGEYAAVSAWLNQYHNPVFLSHSVVLHTKMYGANHIYDGNSEKTEVTAFKRAGTMAAALIFKVGETRRYSDRDSVMIYAEASNGQMPNLDLLNVVHYLAVHRQGFRVNIAAFSSLLSSAWLRFIAEILHTLGSVLRKINPDWKLDIAVPDYVEGTANLANSMYNQALGVPTGSHGAFRDYQVDAVSLEFSPTFHVKNENAKSLFLLRGGRLIEGVARSVNNLLEKFHQSFFLYFLTAPSKFISVGVYMIPFALLLAPLPIVAAALADGSRSMEKTVDKLIDDGKADDIADILQSNGGSWKWLRAAKVLFVIQLWAVLVSLLPYYITQIPDATPMQSALIWAVLSIVVLISLSVLFGSPYSAGVEWKLLKATMITSISIGLGLMSIINFATAQLGALIVIPMCLFSRPLKASGMNFLPRAVLLASNIAFAVLGFPPAALLIMKGVSKGSWSWTIDVGDFWVWMEFLWEWSSATYLYLFLVHLPCWLLCILVLLHPCRQSESKMKQE; encoded by the exons ATGAAGTCGTTAGCCGAGCAAGAGACACAGCCAAAACCGCGGCTCATTGTGCGCCTTGGTGTATTCCTTGCATCTCACCACATTCTCTTCAG TGTTATATGCTGCTTTGCAGGCATTATCGCACTACTACTACTTCCTTCACTTGCAAAAAACACATACCTCTCGGAGAATGCTCTTATACCTG GCTCTGCCAATCCATTATTTTCTACTGAAGATGCCATCGAAGCAAACAGGTTTATGAAAGGAATTGAAGCTGTGGCTGGAGACTCAAGAGGTGTAAT TGGTATGGCAAATTTCATAGCACAACAAATAGAAGCTCTAGGTGCAGAAGTGTGTTACCATAAGTTTCTCCCTCATAGCAAGAATTTTCATCCTCTGAAGTTCTTCACCTCCATGACAAATGATATTGCTATTCAACCTAATGGCACTGccaccaattttgggataaacACTATCGGCATTGTACGAGCTCCTCGTGGCGATGGAAAAGAAGCAATAGTGCTGGTTACTCCTTATAATTCTCAAAGAGTTCAGTCGAATGAACTGTTATCGCTGGCTCTTGGTTTCTCTGTCTTCTCCCTCTTAAGTCAAGCAGCATGGCTGTCCAAGGATGTTGTGTGGTTATCTGCAGACTCACAGTTTGGAGAGTATGCTGCAGTCTCTGCATGGTTAAACCAGTATCATAATCCTGTGTTTTTGAGTCACTCAGTGGTATTGCATACCAAGATGTATGGTGCAAACCATATATATGATGGTAATTCAGAAAAAACAGAAGTCACGGCTTTCAAACGTGCTGGAACAATGGCTGCTGCTCTCATATTTAAAGTTGGGGAAACCAGAAGATATAGTGACAGGGATAGTGTTATGATTTATGCAGAGGCATCTAATGGACAAATGCCAAACTTGGACCTTCTGAATGTGGTGCATTATTTGGCTGTTCACAGACAAGGTTTTCGTGTGAACATCGCTGCATTTAGTTCGTTGTTGAGCTCTGCATGGCTTAGGTTTATTGCTGAAATTTTACATACTCTTGGGAGTGTGTTAAGAAAAATAAATCCTGACTGGAAGCTTGATATTGCAGTCCCTGACTATGTGGAAGGGACTGCAAACCTAGCTAACTCTATGTACAACCAG GCTCTTGGAGTGCCCACAGGGTCCCATGGTGCTTTCCGTGATTATCAAGTTGACGCGGTTTCTTTAGAATTTTCACCAACATTTCATGTCAAAAATGAGAATGCTAAATCTTTGTTTCTTCTAAGGGGTGGAAG GTTAATTGAAGGAGTGGCACGTTCTGTGAACAATCTGCTTGAGAAGTTCCATCAGTCCTTTTTCCTGTACTTCCTTACAGCTCCAAGCAAGTTCATTTCGGTTGGTGTGTATATGATTCCGTTTGCATTGCTGTTGGCACCTCTCCCAATAGTTGCTGCTGCCCTTGCTGATGGCAGTAGAAGCATGGAAAAAACAGTAGATAAGTTGATAGACGACGGTAAAGCAGATGACATTGCTGATATTCTGCAAAGCAATGGTGGATCATGGAAATGGCTTCGAGCTGCAAAAGTATTGTTTGTTATCCAATTATGGGCAGTACTTGTTTCACTACTTCCATATTACATTACTCAGATACCTGATGCCACACCTATGCAAAGCGCACTCATTTGGGCTGTGCTCTCCATCGTTGTACTGATCTCCCTGTCTGTCTTGTTTGGCTCACCATACTCAGCTGGTGTTGAATGGAAACTTCTGAAAGCTACCATGATCACTTCCATCTCCATCGGGTTGGGGCTCATGTCAATAATAAATTTTGCCACTGCTCAGCTTGGTGCTCTGATAGTAATCCCAATGTGTTTGTTTTCTCGGCCTCTGAAGGCGTCAGGGATGAATTTCCTTCCTCGGGCAGTTTTGTTGGCTTCAAATATAGCTTTTGCTGTGTTGGGTTTTCCTCCAGCTGCGTTGCTGATTATGAAAGGAGTGTCCAAGGGATCGTGGTCGTGGACAATAGATGTTGGAGATTTCTGGGTATGGATGGAGTTCCTGTGGGAATGGAGCAGCGCAACGTATCTGTACCTATTTCTTGTCCATCTTCCCTGCTGGCTTTTGTGCATCCTTGTGTTGCTGCACCCATGTCGCCAATCAGAATCTAAGATGAAGCAGGAATAG
- the LOC136458726 gene encoding D-glycerate 3-kinase, chloroplastic-like isoform X1 codes for MDAFLPCPDDGPTASPPPRAAASSSPSPALSASERDLYDFIFSGPLVDRIGHTKEKVAGSIDWWLRCGVQVARLLRLDERRLSEAEKARVYQFYIPVFLWCEDQVVEHRAKYDDGDDIPPLVIGVSAPQGSGKTTLVSALDHLFQVAGRKSATLSIDDFYLTAKEQNELRDRYPGNALLELRGNAGSHDLQFSVETLESLMKLTKEGIKMKVPRYDKVKAFGGRGDRADPSVWPEVEGPLEVVLFEGWMLGFKPLPNEVVKAVDPQLEVVNKNLEAYYDAWDRFIKSWIVIKIREPSCVYQWRLQAEIAMKADGKPGMSDEEVMDFVSRYLPAYHAYLPKLYKEGPNGSKPDHLLVIDIDEGRNPICG; via the exons ATGGACG CGTTCCTGCCATGCCCGGACGACGGCCCAACGgcttcgccgccgccgcgcgctgcCGCGTCGTCCTCCCCGTCCCCGGCGCTCAGCGCGTCCGAGCGGGACCTCTACGACTTCATCTTCAGCGGCCCACTGGTGGACAGGATCGGCCACACCAAGGAGAAGGTCGCCGGCTCCATCGACTGGTGGCTTCGCTGCGGGGTTCAGGTGGCGCGCCTCCTCCGCCTCGACGAGCGCCGGCTGTCGGAGGCCGAGAAGGCCCGGGTGTACCAGTTCTACATCCCCGTCTTCCTCTGGTGCGAGGACCAGGTCGTAGAGCACAGAGCCAAgtacgacgacggcgacgacatCCCGCCATTGGTG ATCGGGGTCAGCGCTCCCCAAGGAAGTGGAAAGACGACTCTAGTCTccgcacttgatcatctttttCAGGTTGCTGGTAG GAAATCCGCCACATTGTCTATAGATGACTTCTATTTGACAGCAAAAGAGCAG AATGAACTGAGGGACAGATATCCTGGAAATGCTCTTTTAGAG CTCCGTGGAAATGCTGGAAGCCACGATCTCCAATTCAGTGTTGAAACACTCGAGTCACTGATGAAACTAACAAAGGAAG GCATCAAGATGAAGGTTCCACGGTATGACAAGGTAAAAG CTTTTGGGGGAAGAGGCGATCGTGCTGATCCTTCTGTATGGCCGGAGGTTGAAGGGCCCTTAGAG GTTGTTCTCTTTGAAGGATGGATGCTTGGATTTAAACCTCTTCCAAATGAAGTTGTGAAAGCAGTGGATCCCCAG CTCGAGGTGGTTAACAAGAACCTTGAAGCATACTATGACGCTTGGGACAGGTTTATCAAGTCATGGATCGTTATAAAAATAAGAGAACCTAGTTGTGTCTACCAGTGGAGGCTGCAG GCAGAGATAGCCATGAAAGCAGATGGAAAACCTGGAATGTCTGATGAGGAG GTTATGGATTTTGTATCACGCTACCTACCAGCATACCACGCATATTTACCCAAGCTGTACAAAGAGGGACCGAATGGTTCAAAACCAGACCATCTACTGGTCATCGACATAGACGAAGGGAGGAATCCTATTTGTGGTTGA
- the LOC136458726 gene encoding D-glycerate 3-kinase, chloroplastic-like isoform X3 — MDAFLPCPDDGPTASPPPRAAASSSPSPALSASERDLYDFIFSGPLVDRIGHTKEKVAGSIDWWLRCGVQVARLLRLDERRLSEAEKARVYQFYIPVFLWCEDQVVEHRAKYDDGDDIPPLVIGVSAPQGSGKTTLVSALDHLFQVAGRKSATLSIDDFYLTAKEQNELRDRYPGNALLELRGNAGSHDLQFSVETLESLMKLTKEGIKMKVPRYDKVKAFGGRGDRADPSVWPEVVLFEGWMLGFKPLPNEVVKAVDPQLEVVNKNLEAYYDAWDRFIKSWIVIKIREPSCVYQWRLQAEIAMKADGKPGMSDEEVMDFVSRYLPAYHAYLPKLYKEGPNGSKPDHLLVIDIDEGRNPICG, encoded by the exons ATGGACG CGTTCCTGCCATGCCCGGACGACGGCCCAACGgcttcgccgccgccgcgcgctgcCGCGTCGTCCTCCCCGTCCCCGGCGCTCAGCGCGTCCGAGCGGGACCTCTACGACTTCATCTTCAGCGGCCCACTGGTGGACAGGATCGGCCACACCAAGGAGAAGGTCGCCGGCTCCATCGACTGGTGGCTTCGCTGCGGGGTTCAGGTGGCGCGCCTCCTCCGCCTCGACGAGCGCCGGCTGTCGGAGGCCGAGAAGGCCCGGGTGTACCAGTTCTACATCCCCGTCTTCCTCTGGTGCGAGGACCAGGTCGTAGAGCACAGAGCCAAgtacgacgacggcgacgacatCCCGCCATTGGTG ATCGGGGTCAGCGCTCCCCAAGGAAGTGGAAAGACGACTCTAGTCTccgcacttgatcatctttttCAGGTTGCTGGTAG GAAATCCGCCACATTGTCTATAGATGACTTCTATTTGACAGCAAAAGAGCAG AATGAACTGAGGGACAGATATCCTGGAAATGCTCTTTTAGAG CTCCGTGGAAATGCTGGAAGCCACGATCTCCAATTCAGTGTTGAAACACTCGAGTCACTGATGAAACTAACAAAGGAAG GCATCAAGATGAAGGTTCCACGGTATGACAAGGTAAAAG CTTTTGGGGGAAGAGGCGATCGTGCTGATCCTTCTGTATGGCCGGAG GTTGTTCTCTTTGAAGGATGGATGCTTGGATTTAAACCTCTTCCAAATGAAGTTGTGAAAGCAGTGGATCCCCAG CTCGAGGTGGTTAACAAGAACCTTGAAGCATACTATGACGCTTGGGACAGGTTTATCAAGTCATGGATCGTTATAAAAATAAGAGAACCTAGTTGTGTCTACCAGTGGAGGCTGCAG GCAGAGATAGCCATGAAAGCAGATGGAAAACCTGGAATGTCTGATGAGGAG GTTATGGATTTTGTATCACGCTACCTACCAGCATACCACGCATATTTACCCAAGCTGTACAAAGAGGGACCGAATGGTTCAAAACCAGACCATCTACTGGTCATCGACATAGACGAAGGGAGGAATCCTATTTGTGGTTGA
- the LOC136458726 gene encoding D-glycerate 3-kinase, chloroplastic-like isoform X2, protein MDAFLPCPDDGPTASPPPRAAASSSPSPALSASERDLYDFIFSGPLVDRIGHTKEKVAGSIDWWLRCGVQVARLLRLDERRLSEAEKARVYQFYIPVFLWCEDQVVEHRAKYDDGDDIPPLVIGVSAPQGSGKTTLVSALDHLFQVAGRKSATLSIDDFYLTAKEQNELRDRYPGNALLELRGNAGSHDLQFSVETLESLMKLTKEGIKMKVPRYDKSAFGGRGDRADPSVWPEVEGPLEVVLFEGWMLGFKPLPNEVVKAVDPQLEVVNKNLEAYYDAWDRFIKSWIVIKIREPSCVYQWRLQAEIAMKADGKPGMSDEEVMDFVSRYLPAYHAYLPKLYKEGPNGSKPDHLLVIDIDEGRNPICG, encoded by the exons ATGGACG CGTTCCTGCCATGCCCGGACGACGGCCCAACGgcttcgccgccgccgcgcgctgcCGCGTCGTCCTCCCCGTCCCCGGCGCTCAGCGCGTCCGAGCGGGACCTCTACGACTTCATCTTCAGCGGCCCACTGGTGGACAGGATCGGCCACACCAAGGAGAAGGTCGCCGGCTCCATCGACTGGTGGCTTCGCTGCGGGGTTCAGGTGGCGCGCCTCCTCCGCCTCGACGAGCGCCGGCTGTCGGAGGCCGAGAAGGCCCGGGTGTACCAGTTCTACATCCCCGTCTTCCTCTGGTGCGAGGACCAGGTCGTAGAGCACAGAGCCAAgtacgacgacggcgacgacatCCCGCCATTGGTG ATCGGGGTCAGCGCTCCCCAAGGAAGTGGAAAGACGACTCTAGTCTccgcacttgatcatctttttCAGGTTGCTGGTAG GAAATCCGCCACATTGTCTATAGATGACTTCTATTTGACAGCAAAAGAGCAG AATGAACTGAGGGACAGATATCCTGGAAATGCTCTTTTAGAG CTCCGTGGAAATGCTGGAAGCCACGATCTCCAATTCAGTGTTGAAACACTCGAGTCACTGATGAAACTAACAAAGGAAG GCATCAAGATGAAGGTTCCACGGTATGACAAG TCAGCTTTTGGGGGAAGAGGCGATCGTGCTGATCCTTCTGTATGGCCGGAGGTTGAAGGGCCCTTAGAG GTTGTTCTCTTTGAAGGATGGATGCTTGGATTTAAACCTCTTCCAAATGAAGTTGTGAAAGCAGTGGATCCCCAG CTCGAGGTGGTTAACAAGAACCTTGAAGCATACTATGACGCTTGGGACAGGTTTATCAAGTCATGGATCGTTATAAAAATAAGAGAACCTAGTTGTGTCTACCAGTGGAGGCTGCAG GCAGAGATAGCCATGAAAGCAGATGGAAAACCTGGAATGTCTGATGAGGAG GTTATGGATTTTGTATCACGCTACCTACCAGCATACCACGCATATTTACCCAAGCTGTACAAAGAGGGACCGAATGGTTCAAAACCAGACCATCTACTGGTCATCGACATAGACGAAGGGAGGAATCCTATTTGTGGTTGA
- the LOC136458726 gene encoding D-glycerate 3-kinase, chloroplastic-like isoform X4 has protein sequence MDAFLPCPDDGPTASPPPRAAASSSPSPALSASERDLYDFIFSGPLVDRIGHTKEKVAGSIDWWLRCGVQVARLLRLDERRLSEAEKARVYQFYIPVFLWCEDQVVEHRAKYDDGDDIPPLVIGVSAPQGSGKTTLVSALDHLFQVAGRKSATLSIDDFYLTAKEQNELRDRYPGNALLELRGNAGSHDLQFSVETLESLMKLTKEGIKMKVPRYDKSAFGGRGDRADPSVWPEVVLFEGWMLGFKPLPNEVVKAVDPQLEVVNKNLEAYYDAWDRFIKSWIVIKIREPSCVYQWRLQAEIAMKADGKPGMSDEEVMDFVSRYLPAYHAYLPKLYKEGPNGSKPDHLLVIDIDEGRNPICG, from the exons ATGGACG CGTTCCTGCCATGCCCGGACGACGGCCCAACGgcttcgccgccgccgcgcgctgcCGCGTCGTCCTCCCCGTCCCCGGCGCTCAGCGCGTCCGAGCGGGACCTCTACGACTTCATCTTCAGCGGCCCACTGGTGGACAGGATCGGCCACACCAAGGAGAAGGTCGCCGGCTCCATCGACTGGTGGCTTCGCTGCGGGGTTCAGGTGGCGCGCCTCCTCCGCCTCGACGAGCGCCGGCTGTCGGAGGCCGAGAAGGCCCGGGTGTACCAGTTCTACATCCCCGTCTTCCTCTGGTGCGAGGACCAGGTCGTAGAGCACAGAGCCAAgtacgacgacggcgacgacatCCCGCCATTGGTG ATCGGGGTCAGCGCTCCCCAAGGAAGTGGAAAGACGACTCTAGTCTccgcacttgatcatctttttCAGGTTGCTGGTAG GAAATCCGCCACATTGTCTATAGATGACTTCTATTTGACAGCAAAAGAGCAG AATGAACTGAGGGACAGATATCCTGGAAATGCTCTTTTAGAG CTCCGTGGAAATGCTGGAAGCCACGATCTCCAATTCAGTGTTGAAACACTCGAGTCACTGATGAAACTAACAAAGGAAG GCATCAAGATGAAGGTTCCACGGTATGACAAG TCAGCTTTTGGGGGAAGAGGCGATCGTGCTGATCCTTCTGTATGGCCGGAG GTTGTTCTCTTTGAAGGATGGATGCTTGGATTTAAACCTCTTCCAAATGAAGTTGTGAAAGCAGTGGATCCCCAG CTCGAGGTGGTTAACAAGAACCTTGAAGCATACTATGACGCTTGGGACAGGTTTATCAAGTCATGGATCGTTATAAAAATAAGAGAACCTAGTTGTGTCTACCAGTGGAGGCTGCAG GCAGAGATAGCCATGAAAGCAGATGGAAAACCTGGAATGTCTGATGAGGAG GTTATGGATTTTGTATCACGCTACCTACCAGCATACCACGCATATTTACCCAAGCTGTACAAAGAGGGACCGAATGGTTCAAAACCAGACCATCTACTGGTCATCGACATAGACGAAGGGAGGAATCCTATTTGTGGTTGA
- the LOC136458726 gene encoding D-glycerate 3-kinase, chloroplastic-like isoform X5 has product MDAFLPCPDDGPTASPPPRAAASSSPSPALSASERDLYDFIFSGPLVDRIGHTKEKVAGSIDWWLRCGVQVARLLRLDERRLSEAEKARVYQFYIPVFLWCEDQVVEHRAKYDDGDDIPPLVIGVSAPQGSGKTTLVSALDHLFQVAGRKSATLSIDDFYLTAKEQNELRDRYPGNALLELRGNAGSHDLQFSVETLESLMKLTKEGIKMKVPRYDKVVLFEGWMLGFKPLPNEVVKAVDPQLEVVNKNLEAYYDAWDRFIKSWIVIKIREPSCVYQWRLQAEIAMKADGKPGMSDEEVMDFVSRYLPAYHAYLPKLYKEGPNGSKPDHLLVIDIDEGRNPICG; this is encoded by the exons ATGGACG CGTTCCTGCCATGCCCGGACGACGGCCCAACGgcttcgccgccgccgcgcgctgcCGCGTCGTCCTCCCCGTCCCCGGCGCTCAGCGCGTCCGAGCGGGACCTCTACGACTTCATCTTCAGCGGCCCACTGGTGGACAGGATCGGCCACACCAAGGAGAAGGTCGCCGGCTCCATCGACTGGTGGCTTCGCTGCGGGGTTCAGGTGGCGCGCCTCCTCCGCCTCGACGAGCGCCGGCTGTCGGAGGCCGAGAAGGCCCGGGTGTACCAGTTCTACATCCCCGTCTTCCTCTGGTGCGAGGACCAGGTCGTAGAGCACAGAGCCAAgtacgacgacggcgacgacatCCCGCCATTGGTG ATCGGGGTCAGCGCTCCCCAAGGAAGTGGAAAGACGACTCTAGTCTccgcacttgatcatctttttCAGGTTGCTGGTAG GAAATCCGCCACATTGTCTATAGATGACTTCTATTTGACAGCAAAAGAGCAG AATGAACTGAGGGACAGATATCCTGGAAATGCTCTTTTAGAG CTCCGTGGAAATGCTGGAAGCCACGATCTCCAATTCAGTGTTGAAACACTCGAGTCACTGATGAAACTAACAAAGGAAG GCATCAAGATGAAGGTTCCACGGTATGACAAG GTTGTTCTCTTTGAAGGATGGATGCTTGGATTTAAACCTCTTCCAAATGAAGTTGTGAAAGCAGTGGATCCCCAG CTCGAGGTGGTTAACAAGAACCTTGAAGCATACTATGACGCTTGGGACAGGTTTATCAAGTCATGGATCGTTATAAAAATAAGAGAACCTAGTTGTGTCTACCAGTGGAGGCTGCAG GCAGAGATAGCCATGAAAGCAGATGGAAAACCTGGAATGTCTGATGAGGAG GTTATGGATTTTGTATCACGCTACCTACCAGCATACCACGCATATTTACCCAAGCTGTACAAAGAGGGACCGAATGGTTCAAAACCAGACCATCTACTGGTCATCGACATAGACGAAGGGAGGAATCCTATTTGTGGTTGA
- the LOC136456385 gene encoding serine/threonine protein phosphatase 2A 57 kDa regulatory subunit B' kappa isoform-like yields MWKQFLTKLPKKSSASGKGDHGSGSSPGRNDAGNGGTIQRTSSCPGAGPARPVSSVKRMSSAVFPSSVVAGIEPLVSFKDVPNGEKQNLFVSKVSLCCVVFDFSDPNKNSAEKDFKRQALLDLMDYVDSASSRFTETMVAACCRMFTINLFRVFPPNYLSGSSGCGEGEEEEPMFDPAWPHLHLVYDLLLKFIGSSSLDTKVGKKYFDHTFIVKLLELFDSEDPRERDCLKTILHRIYGKFMVHRPFIRKAVTNIFYHFVFETDRHNGIAELLEVFGSVISGFALPLKEEHKIFLWRVLIPLHKPKSVGLYLQQLTYCVTQFVEKEPKLASSVILGLLRYWPITNSQKEIMFLSEIEEVLEATNTVEFQKCMVPLFRRIAQCINSSHFQVAERALFMCNNDHIISLVAQNRQAIMPIVTPALEENIQSHWNVSVLNLTTNVKKMLSEMDEELFSACLATRKEAEEMRALLEGKRRLAWELLESAAAFQPVTGNTAVLVSR; encoded by the exons ATGTGGAAACAGTTCCTGACCAAGCTGCCTAAGAAGTCCTCTGCCTCCGGGAAGGGTGACCATGGCTCAGGCTCTAGTCCGGGACGCAATGATGCTGGGAACGGGGGCACGATACAGCGCACTAGCAGCTGCCCCGGCGCCGGGCCTGCCCGTCCGGTGTCCAGCGTGAAGCGCATGTCGTCTGCGGTCTTCCCTTCTAGCGTGGTGGCTGGCATTGAGCCGCTTGTGTCGTTCAAGGATGTCCCGAACGGGGAGAAGCAGAACCTGTTCGTCAGCAAGGTGAGCCTGTGCTGCGTTGTCTTTGATTTCTCGGACCCCAACAAGAATTCTGCGGAGAAGGACTTCAAAAGGCAGGCATTGCTGGATCTTATGGACTATGTGGATTCTGCATCCTCCCGTTTCACGGAGACAATGGTTGCTGCCTGCTGTAGAATGTTTACCATCAACCTGTTCAGGGTCTTCCCTCCCAATTACCTTTCTGGTTCGTCCGGCTGTGGCGAGGGTGAAGAGGAGGAGCCAATGTTTGACCCTGCATGGCCCCATCTGCATCTTGTGTATGATCTGCTACTGAAATTTATTGGCTCCTCATCTCTGGATACGAAGGTAGGAAAGAAATATTTTGACCATACATTCATCGTGAAGCTACTCGAACTGTTCGATTCTGAGGATCCAAGAGAAAGGGATTGCTTGAAAACAATATTGCATCGAATCTATGGAAAGTTCATGGTGCACCGTCCCTTCATCCGCAAAGCAGTGACCAATATATTCTACCACTTCGTGTTTGAGACTGATCGCCATAATGGTATTGCTGAACTACTGGAGGTTTTTGGTAGTGTTATTAGTGGCTTTGCATTGCCTCTGAAGGAAGAACACAAAATCTTTCTTTGGAGGGTTCTAATTCCTTTACACAAGCCAAAATCAGTTGGTTTGTATCTGCAGCAGTTAACCTACTGTGTGACCCAGTTTGTAGAGAAGGAACCAAAGCTTGCAAGTTCAGTGATACTTGGTCTGCTCAGATACTGGCCAATAACAAATAGCCAGAAAGAAATAATGTTTCTGAGTGAGATTGAAGAGGTCCTGGAGGCAACCAACACAGTTGAATTCCAGAAGTGCATGGTTCCGTTGTTCAGACGAATTGCTCAATGCATCAACAGTTCCCACTTCCAG GTTGCAGAACGAGCACTCTTCATGTGCAACAATGATCACATCATCAGCTTGGTTGCACAGAATCGGCAAGCAATCATGCCCATCGTCACCCCAGCATTAGAAGAGAATATCCAGAGCCACTGGAATGTATCAGTCCTAAACCTGACAACCAACGTGAAGAAGATGCTGTCAGAAATGGATGAGGAGCTCTTCTCAGCCTGCCTTGCCACACGCAAGGAAGCCGAAGAGATGCGAGCGCTGCTGGAAGGTAAACGTAGGCTGGCCTGGGAGCTGCTAGAGTCTGCAGCGGCGTTCCAGCCAGTGACAGGCAACACTGCCGTCCTGGTGAGTCGCTAG